In Bacteroidota bacterium, the following proteins share a genomic window:
- a CDS encoding gliding motility-associated C-terminal domain-containing protein — translation MRILKLACLLILISHTINSQSIGNGKDGSPSIAGVVNNYAGVLSITASNCNSEIQVSNSTGFAIGDLFIIMQMNGATISQNNDSTYGTISNLNGAGNYEYALVFDIVGNKIYTLAPLMKSYLVSAAVQLIRVPQYANPVIADTLTCLPWNGSTGGVLALDATGTITLNNNVHANGRGFRGGAKGTSAYLGSHVGNYFYTSISDSGANKGEGIASSMLGLKVKGRGAPANGGGGGNNHNGGGGGGANAGCGGNGGYGYQNPIFGPNFIIANGIGAKDNAPLFQLNQLIMGGGGGAGHANNINDNAGGNGGGIIIISANAIDANNNLIESNGTNAADVIIDGAGGGGAGGTVLINCNTYISPAKLYAKGNNSGGVNPQAGTDHGPGGGGGGGVILFNQASLPFNITGIEVTGGYNGLCNTAAHGSSAGCDGQVLFNKQINIPAPQLIYTSRLDTSFCGVANIQLTASAGNNFVWSGATGLSCTTCQSPTLNTTSSGTYIAIVNNSSCLHIDRVNTAPVVNFSINPTCINQPAFALSSGIPSGGTYAGNGISTNIFSPAGAGVGNHMLIYTYSDNNGCSSADSALMTVFDSPQFQITTPPAVCANHSSFVLNLVTPGGGAYTGTGTSNNIFNPSQAVGSNTITYNYTDTNGCSNDTSFTQIVHALPLVTLASFNSVCANATPLQLAGGLPLGGNYNGNGVSSNTFFPMQVSAGYNTIVYSYTDTNGCVASDSSTIKVLQVKSLTAIAADTICTGMQTVLTATGSTNVQWWPGTGINCTTCTTAIASPSTTTTYVLSSSDSCTVNDTIIIEVIPQVIVHLGNDTAICLGEEMQLDPISNYNSFSWSSNPYIACTNCGEQWISPLQSSTYTVTVTNGYCSSSDKIHVEVIEVKAEAMTNLSLIVAGEMVELSASGANAYRWEPADVVLSDKAQITTARPLQSTWFTVTGTIGRCSDTASIFVEVYDSNDGLFIPNAFSPNGDGQNEIFAAIKAGDYLFYNLSIFNRWGKKIFETSDLQKGWDGSYDGELCQAGEYYYQVYLKTARNIQNKSGKVLLLR, via the coding sequence ATGCGGATACTAAAACTTGCCTGTCTTTTAATACTCATTTCACATACAATTAACTCTCAATCAATTGGTAATGGAAAAGATGGCTCGCCATCCATTGCGGGAGTGGTAAATAATTATGCCGGTGTATTATCAATAACTGCATCTAACTGCAACAGCGAAATTCAAGTATCTAACTCAACCGGCTTTGCCATCGGTGACCTTTTTATTATCATGCAGATGAATGGTGCTACTATCTCTCAAAATAATGATAGTACCTATGGAACCATTTCAAATTTAAATGGCGCAGGCAACTATGAGTATGCCCTTGTATTTGATATAGTTGGTAATAAAATTTACACGCTTGCACCATTAATGAAGTCTTATCTCGTATCTGCTGCAGTACAATTAATACGAGTGCCACAATATGCAAATCCTGTGATAGCTGACACCCTAACTTGCCTGCCATGGAATGGCAGTACTGGAGGAGTGCTTGCTTTGGATGCTACCGGAACTATCACACTTAATAATAACGTTCATGCCAATGGGCGCGGATTTCGTGGTGGAGCAAAAGGCACATCAGCCTATCTAGGTAGCCACGTAGGAAATTATTTTTATACCTCTATCTCGGACTCAGGTGCCAACAAAGGAGAAGGCATTGCCTCATCTATGCTGGGCTTAAAAGTAAAAGGGCGTGGAGCACCTGCGAATGGTGGTGGTGGTGGCAACAATCACAATGGTGGTGGTGGTGGTGGTGCTAATGCCGGTTGTGGTGGCAACGGTGGATATGGTTATCAGAATCCTATTTTTGGACCTAACTTTATTATAGCAAATGGAATTGGCGCTAAAGATAATGCCCCGTTATTTCAGTTGAACCAACTCATAATGGGTGGTGGTGGTGGTGCAGGTCATGCAAATAATATTAATGATAATGCTGGTGGAAACGGTGGTGGGATCATTATCATTTCAGCCAATGCAATAGATGCAAACAATAACCTGATTGAATCCAATGGAACTAATGCAGCTGATGTAATTATTGATGGTGCAGGTGGTGGCGGAGCCGGTGGGACAGTTCTGATAAATTGCAATACCTACATATCGCCAGCAAAACTATATGCCAAAGGCAATAATAGTGGAGGTGTAAATCCACAGGCCGGCACAGATCATGGGCCCGGTGGTGGTGGCGGAGGTGGTGTAATTTTATTTAATCAAGCTTCGTTACCATTCAACATTACCGGCATTGAAGTAACAGGTGGTTATAATGGGCTTTGCAACACTGCTGCCCACGGCAGCAGTGCCGGTTGTGATGGTCAGGTATTGTTTAATAAACAAATAAACATTCCAGCACCACAGCTAATATACACAAGTCGATTAGATACTTCCTTTTGCGGAGTTGCTAACATTCAACTAACAGCATCGGCCGGTAATAACTTTGTTTGGTCAGGAGCTACGGGCCTCTCATGCACTACCTGCCAATCGCCAACATTAAACACAACCAGCTCAGGAACATATATAGCTATCGTTAACAATTCCTCGTGCCTGCATATTGACAGGGTAAACACGGCACCTGTTGTAAATTTTAGTATAAACCCAACCTGCATCAATCAGCCTGCATTTGCTCTGTCTAGCGGCATTCCATCAGGGGGTACATATGCAGGCAATGGTATCAGTACAAATATTTTTTCTCCTGCGGGTGCAGGAGTAGGCAATCACATGCTGATATATACTTATAGTGACAATAACGGATGCAGCTCTGCTGACAGCGCGCTAATGACTGTTTTTGACAGTCCTCAATTTCAAATAACTACACCACCGGCTGTATGTGCCAATCACAGTAGCTTTGTACTAAATCTGGTAACGCCTGGCGGAGGAGCATATACCGGTACCGGTACAAGTAATAATATTTTTAATCCCTCGCAGGCTGTAGGGTCTAATACCATAACTTACAACTATACCGATACCAATGGATGCAGCAACGATACTTCATTTACACAAATTGTACATGCGCTTCCTCTTGTAACACTTGCTTCCTTTAACTCTGTGTGTGCAAATGCAACACCCTTACAACTTGCTGGTGGCTTGCCACTAGGAGGAAATTATAATGGTAATGGAGTTTCATCTAACACATTTTTTCCGATGCAGGTTTCAGCAGGGTACAATACAATAGTCTATAGTTATACCGATACAAATGGATGTGTAGCCAGCGACTCTAGTACAATTAAAGTATTGCAAGTAAAGTCCTTAACTGCTATTGCTGCAGATACAATATGCACAGGCATGCAAACTGTGCTAACTGCCACAGGAAGCACGAATGTGCAGTGGTGGCCCGGCACAGGCATCAATTGCACAACATGTACTACAGCAATTGCATCTCCATCTACCACCACAACATACGTTTTGTCTTCGAGTGATTCGTGCACTGTGAATGACACCATCATCATTGAAGTTATTCCGCAAGTTATAGTGCATTTAGGTAATGATACTGCCATCTGCCTTGGAGAAGAAATGCAATTAGACCCCATTTCAAATTATAATTCATTTAGCTGGAGTAGTAACCCCTATATTGCTTGTACAAATTGTGGCGAGCAATGGATATCGCCATTGCAGTCATCAACCTATACGGTTACCGTTACAAATGGTTATTGTTCATCAAGTGATAAAATACATGTAGAGGTAATCGAAGTAAAGGCAGAAGCTATGACCAACTTAAGCCTGATAGTAGCAGGCGAAATGGTTGAATTGTCGGCTTCAGGGGCTAATGCATACAGGTGGGAGCCAGCAGATGTTGTATTGAGCGACAAAGCACAAATTACCACCGCACGACCTTTGCAATCTACCTGGTTTACAGTTACCGGCACTATTGGCAGGTGCAGCGATACTGCTTCCATTTTTGTAGAAGTGTATGATTCAAATGATGGTTTGTTTATTCCAAATGCTTTTAGTCCTAACGGAGATGGACAAAACGAAATCTTTGCAGCCATAAAAGCTGGGGACTATTTATTTTATAATCTAAGTATTTTTAATCGTTGGGGTAAAAAAATATTTGAAACAAGCGACTTACAAAAAGGATGGGATGGCAGTTATGATGGCGAACTTTGTCAAGCGGGTGAATATTACTATCAAGTCTATTTAAAAACTGCACGAAACATTCAAAACAAAAGTGGCAAAGTACTTCTGCTTAGATAA
- the lpxD gene encoding UDP-3-O-(3-hydroxymyristoyl)glucosamine N-acyltransferase, producing the protein MKFTAAQIAETLNGSVEGNAEVWVDNVSKIEEGLEHTLSFLANPKYNDFLYTTQSSIVIINNDFVVDREIKPTLIRVPDAYQGFARLLEIYSTIQLNKTGVEEPHYLGSKSTVGDQVYLGAFSYIGSNCKIGNNVKIYPHVSIGDGVSIGDNTTLFSGVKVYSQSIIGSHCTLHSGVVVGSDGFGFAPNDSTYKKVPQIGNVIIEDHVEIGSNTTIDRATLGSTIIRKGVKLDNLIQVAHNVEIGENTVIAAQTGIAGSTKIGSNCMIGGQVGIVGHVTIANNVKIAAQSGIGQSILDEGAIYQGSPAFAIGDYRKSYVVFRNLPELVKKIDNLEKGF; encoded by the coding sequence ATGAAATTCACCGCGGCACAAATTGCCGAAACACTTAACGGTAGTGTAGAAGGAAATGCAGAAGTTTGGGTAGATAATGTTTCTAAAATTGAAGAAGGCCTGGAACATACATTGAGTTTTTTGGCTAATCCAAAGTACAACGACTTTCTATACACTACGCAATCAAGTATTGTAATTATCAATAATGATTTTGTGGTTGATAGGGAAATCAAACCTACGTTAATCCGTGTTCCCGATGCATATCAGGGATTTGCACGACTGCTCGAAATTTACAGTACCATCCAACTGAATAAAACAGGGGTTGAAGAGCCGCATTATTTAGGCAGTAAATCAACTGTGGGCGATCAAGTTTATTTGGGTGCCTTCAGCTACATTGGTTCCAATTGTAAAATTGGAAATAATGTAAAAATATACCCGCATGTTAGTATTGGAGATGGAGTTAGCATAGGCGATAATACAACCCTGTTTAGCGGAGTAAAAGTATATAGTCAGAGTATAATTGGAAGTCATTGTACATTGCATTCAGGTGTGGTAGTTGGTAGCGATGGGTTTGGCTTTGCACCTAACGATAGTACCTATAAAAAAGTTCCTCAAATTGGCAATGTAATTATCGAAGATCATGTTGAAATAGGCTCTAATACTACCATTGACCGTGCTACCCTTGGTAGCACGATTATACGTAAAGGCGTAAAACTTGATAACCTGATACAGGTTGCACACAATGTAGAGATAGGTGAGAACACAGTGATTGCGGCACAAACCGGTATTGCAGGTTCTACTAAAATAGGCAGCAATTGCATGATAGGAGGGCAGGTAGGTATTGTGGGCCATGTTACTATTGCAAACAATGTAAAGATTGCTGCACAATCGGGTATAGGTCAAAGCATACTAGACGAGGGCGCTATTTATCAGGGATCACCGGCATTTGCTATTGGAGATTATCGTAAGTCGTATGTTGTTTTCCGTAACTTACCAGAATTGGTAAAGAAAATTGATAATCTCGAAAAGGGATTTTAG
- a CDS encoding tetratricopeptide repeat protein yields the protein MKKNIAKEKPEQKAASPVVVNLTSIHRMMLIICATCAFLLYINTVTHEYTVDDGTVMENNKIVKKGPSAIGEIFTTSYRKGFWDRSESLYRPMSVAMFAIEWGLAPKNPLPGHIINILLFVVTAIVLFTLLKTMLQAHHPLLPFLITLLFIAHPVHTEVVANIKSRDEILAFLFSISGLLFTLKYVQSQNMLNLGYAALCLLVANLSKENALTMVAVVPLTLWFFTKAQRQHIITASLAAVAAAAIYFGMRVMAIGSVSNFTDIELINNTMVGAQNMGERLSTAFMLMGKYFLLMFVPYPLSFDYSYSVYKVVSFGNVYALLSTIAIIGLIVYCVINFKKKSPIVYGILFFALTISLVSNIAFLIEATLAERFAYMPSLGFCIAIVFVLAGLLKLNENKKTYTSLPSLLKANGKLVAIIGVAFVLFSFKTIHRNTKWKSNMTLLETDVVSYPESARIRYAYGSALIIEKGLKEETDQALKEEYMRKGIEQLREGVALVPTYSDAWYHMGIAYKELKDNKTALECLERAANDKYKKDPEFLIAQGVCYGETKQYDKAFEVLDKAIAILPTSSEAYNNKGIYLTDVGRLDDALKLLNKAVELKPDNENAIYNIGNVYAKAGQYKQAIDQYAKAIQIKPNYPDAWNNTGNCYGMMKDFPNALSAYKRLLEINPNNANATNNIGITYMMLGDSVQGKQYVMRARQMMGIK from the coding sequence ATGAAAAAGAATATAGCCAAAGAAAAGCCGGAACAAAAAGCAGCTTCACCAGTAGTTGTCAACCTAACATCCATCCATCGCATGATGCTGATTATTTGTGCAACATGTGCCTTCCTATTGTATATAAACACCGTTACACATGAGTACACGGTGGATGATGGCACTGTTATGGAAAATAATAAAATAGTAAAGAAAGGCCCCTCGGCCATAGGCGAAATTTTTACAACAAGCTATCGCAAAGGATTTTGGGACCGCAGCGAAAGTCTGTATCGCCCAATGTCGGTAGCCATGTTTGCTATTGAATGGGGCCTTGCACCAAAAAATCCGTTGCCCGGGCACATCATCAACATCTTGCTTTTTGTGGTAACAGCAATTGTGTTATTTACCTTGCTCAAAACCATGTTGCAGGCACATCATCCGTTGCTTCCTTTTTTAATTACGCTTTTATTTATTGCACACCCGGTGCACACCGAAGTTGTAGCAAACATAAAAAGTCGTGATGAGATACTTGCATTTTTATTTAGTATAAGTGGTCTGCTGTTTACACTCAAATATGTCCAATCGCAAAATATGCTCAATCTTGGTTATGCTGCTTTGTGTTTATTGGTTGCTAATCTTTCGAAAGAAAATGCACTTACCATGGTTGCTGTTGTACCACTTACTTTATGGTTTTTTACTAAAGCACAGCGTCAGCACATAATTACTGCATCGCTTGCAGCTGTAGCTGCTGCAGCCATCTATTTTGGTATGCGTGTGATGGCAATTGGCAGTGTGAGCAACTTTACCGACATTGAACTGATTAATAATACCATGGTAGGAGCACAAAATATGGGCGAGCGTTTATCAACTGCCTTTATGCTTATGGGAAAATATTTTCTGCTCATGTTTGTGCCATATCCTTTAAGCTTTGATTATTCGTACAGTGTATATAAGGTGGTGAGCTTCGGAAATGTGTATGCCTTACTATCAACCATAGCCATCATTGGCCTGATAGTTTATTGTGTAATAAATTTCAAAAAGAAATCACCCATTGTGTATGGCATTTTATTTTTTGCTCTAACTATTTCTTTAGTAAGCAACATCGCCTTTCTGATAGAAGCAACCTTAGCCGAACGCTTTGCATACATGCCTTCGCTGGGATTTTGCATTGCCATTGTATTTGTATTGGCCGGTTTACTAAAGCTAAATGAAAACAAAAAAACATACACAAGTTTGCCAAGCTTACTTAAAGCCAATGGAAAATTAGTTGCCATCATTGGTGTTGCCTTTGTACTTTTTTCCTTTAAAACCATACATCGCAATACCAAATGGAAAAGCAACATGACCCTGCTTGAAACCGATGTGGTTAGTTATCCCGAAAGTGCTCGTATTCGCTATGCCTATGGCAGCGCTTTGATTATTGAAAAAGGATTGAAAGAAGAAACAGATCAGGCACTTAAAGAAGAATATATGCGCAAGGGAATAGAGCAATTGCGAGAAGGCGTAGCGCTGGTTCCTACTTACAGCGATGCGTGGTATCACATGGGAATAGCATACAAAGAATTAAAAGATAATAAAACAGCGCTGGAGTGTCTGGAGCGTGCAGCAAACGATAAGTATAAAAAAGATCCTGAATTTTTAATAGCTCAAGGAGTTTGCTATGGCGAAACCAAACAATACGACAAAGCATTTGAAGTGCTGGATAAGGCTATTGCGATATTGCCAACTTCGAGCGAGGCATACAATAACAAAGGAATATATTTAACTGATGTTGGGCGATTAGATGATGCCCTGAAGTTGCTAAACAAAGCGGTTGAATTGAAACCTGATAATGAAAACGCCATTTATAATATTGGGAATGTATATGCTAAAGCCGGGCAGTATAAACAGGCCATTGATCAGTATGCAAAGGCTATACAAATAAAACCAAATTATCCAGATGCCTGGAACAACACCGGCAATTGTTATGGTATGATGAAAGATTTTCCAAATGCCTTATCCGCTTACAAGCGATTGTTAGAAATAAATCCAAACAATGCCAATGCCACAAATAATATTGGCATCACTTATATGATGCTTGGAGATAGCGTGCAAGGAAAACAGTACGTAATGCGCGCAAGGCAAATGATGGGGATAAAATAA
- the xth gene encoding exodeoxyribonuclease III, with translation MKIITYNVNGIRAAITKGWMDWLKSTQADIVCLQEIKAQPEQLDLPAFEKLGYHHYWHAAEKKGYSGVCILTKQKPDKVEVGCNIKDYDMEGRVLRADYGDVSVISVYVPSGSSGQERQDYKMVWIADFKNYINELKKKRKKLIICGDYNICHRAIDIHNPVSNAKSSGFLPEEREWMEQFIQSGFIDSFRYFNPEPHHYTWWTYRFSAREKNLGWRIDYALVSSTLEKSLNSCRILPEAKHSDHCPVMLEVEF, from the coding sequence ATGAAAATAATCACCTATAACGTTAACGGTATACGTGCGGCCATAACCAAAGGATGGATGGATTGGCTTAAATCTACACAAGCAGACATTGTATGTCTGCAAGAAATAAAAGCACAACCCGAACAGCTTGACCTGCCTGCATTTGAAAAGTTAGGGTATCACCACTACTGGCATGCTGCCGAAAAAAAAGGGTACAGTGGCGTTTGCATTCTTACAAAACAAAAACCCGATAAGGTAGAAGTAGGTTGCAACATCAAAGACTACGATATGGAGGGGCGGGTATTAAGAGCAGACTATGGCGATGTAAGTGTGATTAGTGTATATGTGCCATCGGGCAGCAGCGGCCAAGAAAGACAAGACTATAAAATGGTGTGGATTGCTGATTTTAAGAACTACATAAATGAACTGAAAAAGAAGCGCAAAAAATTAATTATATGTGGCGATTATAATATTTGCCACCGGGCTATTGATATACACAACCCGGTTAGTAATGCAAAAAGCTCAGGCTTTTTGCCTGAAGAGCGCGAATGGATGGAGCAGTTTATTCAAAGCGGATTTATCGACTCATTTCGCTATTTCAATCCGGAACCACATCACTATACATGGTGGACATATCGCTTTAGTGCCCGCGAAAAAAATCTTGGATGGCGTATTGATTATGCATTAGTATCTAGCACACTCGAAAAAAGCTTGAACTCGTGCCGCATACTTCCCGAAGCTAAACACAGCGACCATTGTCCGGTTATGCTGGAGGTGGAATTTTAA
- a CDS encoding aspartate-semialdehyde dehydrogenase, protein MKVAIVGVTGLVGTKMREILSERNFPVTELIPVASEKSVGKKISYNQQEYETVSVDDAIAMKPHVALFSAGSGPSLQYAPLFAAAGTTVIDNSSAWRMNAANKLIVPEVNAHVLTQADKIIANPNCSTIQLVMALKPLHDVLNVKRVVVSTYQSVTGTGKKAVDQLMNERAGIEGPKAYAYKIDLNVIPQVDVFLENGYTKEEMKMVNETKKILGDHSIELTATAVRIPVMGGHSESVNIEFENNFDLQQVRDLLEAAPGIVVQDNPEKLLYPMPLNAHDTDAVYVGRLRRDETRPNTLNMWIVSDNLRKGAATNAIQIAEYLADKNWL, encoded by the coding sequence ATGAAAGTAGCAATAGTAGGAGTTACTGGCCTTGTGGGCACCAAAATGCGGGAAATACTGAGCGAACGAAATTTTCCTGTTACCGAGCTTATACCGGTAGCTTCCGAAAAATCGGTTGGTAAAAAAATAAGCTACAACCAACAAGAATATGAAACGGTAAGTGTAGATGATGCCATAGCTATGAAACCGCATGTAGCGCTATTCAGTGCCGGTAGCGGACCATCGTTACAATATGCTCCCTTGTTTGCAGCTGCAGGAACCACCGTTATCGACAACAGTTCGGCATGGCGCATGAATGCCGCCAATAAACTCATTGTACCCGAAGTAAATGCCCATGTGCTTACCCAAGCTGATAAAATTATTGCCAACCCCAATTGTAGCACCATTCAATTGGTTATGGCATTAAAACCTTTGCACGATGTACTTAACGTAAAACGTGTGGTAGTTTCAACTTACCAAAGTGTAACAGGCACAGGCAAAAAAGCTGTTGATCAACTTATGAATGAACGTGCAGGAATAGAAGGGCCTAAAGCCTATGCTTACAAAATTGACTTGAATGTGATACCACAGGTTGATGTTTTTTTGGAAAATGGATATACCAAAGAAGAAATGAAAATGGTAAACGAAACCAAAAAAATATTGGGCGACCATAGCATAGAACTTACTGCTACTGCCGTGCGCATTCCGGTAATGGGCGGGCATAGCGAATCGGTTAACATCGAATTTGAAAACAATTTTGACTTACAACAGGTACGCGATTTACTTGAGGCTGCACCCGGAATAGTGGTGCAGGATAATCCTGAAAAGCTATTGTACCCCATGCCGCTTAATGCCCATGATACGGATGCAGTATACGTTGGTCGCCTCCGCAGAGACGAAACACGCCCCAACACATTAAATATGTGGATTGTAAGCGACAACCTTCGCAAAGGTGCTGCCACCAATGCCATTCAGATTGCCGAGTATCTTGCCGATAAAAACTGGTTGTAA
- a CDS encoding acyl-CoA thioesterase, which produces MARKKVTASESLTVQTELVLPNDTNILGNLMGGRLLHWMDIVAAISAHRHCHRVVVTASVNNVAFNQPIKLGQIVTLQAKVSRAFNSSMEVYIEVWVEDNVNDKKIKCNEAIYTFVAVDQIGAPIHVPELIPETEEEHKRYESALRRRELSLILAGKMKPEEATELKAIFS; this is translated from the coding sequence ATGGCAAGAAAAAAAGTTACAGCCAGCGAATCACTGACTGTACAAACCGAGTTGGTATTACCCAACGATACAAATATACTAGGTAACCTGATGGGTGGCCGCCTGTTACACTGGATGGATATAGTGGCTGCCATAAGCGCGCACAGGCATTGTCATCGTGTAGTAGTAACTGCAAGTGTTAACAATGTAGCTTTTAACCAACCTATTAAGTTGGGGCAAATAGTTACGCTGCAAGCAAAAGTGTCGCGTGCATTTAATAGTAGCATGGAAGTGTATATTGAAGTGTGGGTAGAAGATAATGTGAATGACAAAAAAATAAAATGTAACGAAGCCATCTATACTTTTGTAGCTGTAGATCAAATAGGTGCACCCATCCACGTACCTGAACTGATACCCGAAACCGAGGAAGAGCACAAACGATATGAAAGTGCCTTACGAAGGCGCGAATTGAGCTTAATACTTGCAGGCAAAATGAAACCGGAAGAAGCCACCGAGTTAAAAGCCATTTTTAGTTGA
- a CDS encoding segregation/condensation protein A, with amino-acid sequence MNSQNFEIKLPVFEGPFDLLLFFIERDELDIHNIPIASIANDFLDYMHKMDQLNIELASEFILVAATLMRIKAKMLLPRYTKDDQGNEIDPRQDLVQQLLEYKRYKEAAEEFRVKEEDRLQRIERGNIQNDLARIALEADQYNYQSELETLTLFKLLTTFEKVMDRFKNNAQNNHHTVVTYPYTVEKEKDFLISLVRKKPRCNFVEIFEACENKLHAIFTFLSLLELIQQGVLSVVTGDGFNNFWISIAENQAIYAN; translated from the coding sequence ATGAATTCGCAAAATTTTGAAATAAAGTTACCTGTATTTGAAGGCCCTTTTGACCTGCTCTTATTTTTTATTGAACGCGATGAGCTCGATATTCACAACATTCCTATTGCATCGATAGCCAACGACTTTCTTGATTATATGCATAAGATGGACCAGTTAAACATTGAGCTGGCAAGCGAGTTCATATTAGTAGCAGCTACCTTAATGCGTATTAAAGCAAAGATGCTGTTGCCACGATATACCAAAGATGACCAGGGAAATGAAATAGATCCGCGTCAGGATTTGGTACAGCAACTGCTGGAGTATAAGCGATATAAGGAAGCGGCCGAGGAGTTTCGTGTGAAAGAAGAAGACCGCTTACAGCGTATTGAGCGCGGCAATATTCAAAATGACCTGGCACGCATAGCATTGGAAGCCGATCAGTATAATTATCAAAGCGAATTAGAGACGCTTACCCTGTTCAAATTACTCACCACCTTCGAAAAGGTGATGGACCGTTTTAAGAACAATGCACAGAATAACCATCATACCGTAGTTACCTATCCTTACACCGTAGAAAAAGAAAAGGATTTTTTGATATCGCTGGTTCGCAAAAAACCTCGTTGCAATTTTGTAGAGATATTTGAAGCCTGCGAAAATAAGTTGCATGCTATTTTTACGTTCCTCTCCCTGCTCGAGTTAATACAGCAAGGAGTGCTTTCTGTTGTTACCGGGGATGGGTTTAATAATTTTTGGATAAGCATTGCAGAGAATCAGGCTATCTATGCAAACTAA
- a CDS encoding flippase-like domain-containing protein, whose translation MQTNDDSILRSFNVGKVFLPILLGLGVATILFIKDFDRAAFEAVNWTWFSTWWIFLALLSVCVRDLFYMIRIRILTDNHLSWRNSFNVIMLWEFASAIVPGMLGSGFFFAIFILNREKINMGKSITAIMFSSFLDGVFLAVMAPLLYFTIGKSALFNSVISNNQQMTLSFGAGFFYTFWSVYFIILAYKLFVAYALFVNPHFVKHILVKTFSLPLLKRWKENAVETGEQLLIASKGLQDKTFNYWMGALFTTFVTWTARYSIVNCILNAFSPVELDHLVIYARQVIMGIIVLFSPTPGGSGIAEYIFTKFLSDFIGVGLAPSLALLWRLLSYYPYLIIGAIILPRWVRRRVMKHQHTK comes from the coding sequence ATGCAAACTAACGATGATAGCATACTCCGCTCGTTTAATGTAGGCAAGGTATTCTTACCAATCCTGCTTGGTTTGGGTGTTGCTACCATACTCTTTATAAAGGATTTTGACCGCGCAGCATTTGAAGCTGTCAACTGGACGTGGTTCAGCACCTGGTGGATTTTTTTAGCCCTGCTAAGTGTTTGTGTGCGCGATTTATTTTACATGATTCGTATTCGCATCCTTACCGATAACCATCTTAGCTGGCGCAATAGCTTCAATGTAATTATGCTGTGGGAATTTGCCAGTGCAATTGTTCCTGGTATGTTGGGCAGCGGATTTTTCTTCGCCATTTTTATTCTCAATCGCGAAAAAATTAACATGGGTAAAAGTATTACTGCCATTATGTTTTCTAGTTTTTTAGATGGCGTTTTTTTAGCAGTGATGGCTCCTCTATTATATTTTACAATTGGGAAGAGTGCATTATTCAATTCGGTAATCAGCAATAACCAGCAGATGACGTTAAGCTTTGGTGCCGGTTTTTTTTATACCTTTTGGTCAGTTTATTTTATCATACTTGCTTATAAATTATTTGTTGCTTACGCCTTATTTGTAAATCCTCATTTTGTAAAACACATCCTGGTAAAAACCTTTAGCCTGCCACTACTTAAACGGTGGAAAGAAAATGCCGTAGAAACCGGAGAACAATTGCTAATAGCAAGCAAAGGATTGCAGGACAAAACGTTTAATTACTGGATGGGCGCACTCTTTACAACTTTTGTTACCTGGACAGCGCGTTACTCTATTGTAAATTGCATACTCAATGCTTTTTCACCGGTCGAGTTGGATCACCTTGTCATCTATGCACGGCAGGTTATTATGGGAATCATTGTATTGTTTAGTCCAACACCCGGTGGCAGCGGCATTGCTGAATATATATTTACAAAATTCCTGAGCGACTTTATTGGAGTGGGTCTGGCACCTTCGCTTGCATTGCTATGGAGGCTTTTAAGCTATTATCCTTATCTCATAATTGGTGCTATTATTTTGCCGCGATGGGTAAGGCGGAGAGTGATGAAGCACCAACATACTAAGTAG